One genomic segment of Streptomyces sp. NBC_00239 includes these proteins:
- a CDS encoding TMEM165/GDT1 family protein → MISFTIMAIVFGLVFVAELPDKTALAGLMLGTRYRASYVFAGVAAAFAVHVALAIAAGSVLTLLPHRLVQAVVGVLFLAGAAMLLLKKDDGDEEVKAPADQSFWKVSGAGFMLILVAEFGDLTQIMTANLAARYDDPLSVGLGAVLALWAVAGLGIVGGRTLMKYVPLRLITKIAAAAMVAMAAFSLYEAIA, encoded by the coding sequence GTGATCAGCTTCACCATCATGGCGATCGTCTTCGGCCTCGTCTTCGTCGCCGAGCTGCCCGACAAGACGGCCCTCGCCGGACTCATGCTCGGCACCCGCTACCGCGCGTCGTACGTCTTCGCCGGTGTCGCCGCCGCCTTCGCCGTGCACGTGGCGCTCGCCATCGCGGCCGGCAGCGTGCTGACGCTGCTGCCGCACCGGCTGGTGCAGGCGGTCGTCGGTGTCCTGTTCCTGGCCGGCGCGGCGATGCTGCTGCTGAAGAAGGACGACGGGGACGAGGAGGTCAAGGCGCCCGCCGACCAGTCCTTCTGGAAGGTCTCCGGGGCGGGCTTCATGCTGATCCTGGTCGCCGAGTTCGGCGACCTGACCCAGATCATGACCGCGAACCTGGCCGCCCGCTACGACGACCCGCTCTCCGTCGGCCTCGGCGCGGTGCTGGCCCTGTGGGCGGTCGCTGGCCTGGGCATCGTCGGCGGCCGCACGCTGATGAAGTACGTGCCGCTCCGCCTGATCACGAAGATCGCCGCCGCCGCGATGGTCGCGATGGCGGCCTTCAGCCTGTACGAGGCGATCGCCTGA
- a CDS encoding FmdB family zinc ribbon protein encodes MPRYEYRCRTCGDTFELNRPMAESSAPAACPEGHDDTVKLLSAVAVGGTAAAPAPSGGCCGGGGCG; translated from the coding sequence ATGCCTCGATATGAGTACCGGTGCCGGACCTGTGGTGACACGTTCGAGCTGAACCGGCCGATGGCGGAGTCCTCCGCGCCCGCCGCGTGCCCCGAGGGGCACGACGACACCGTCAAGCTGCTGTCCGCCGTCGCCGTCGGCGGGACCGCGGCCGCGCCCGCGCCCAGTGGCGGGTGCTGTGGCGGGGGCGGCTGCGGCTGA
- a CDS encoding phosphoribosyltransferase, which yields MTTTRGTAVDVVWSGTWVARRLGVVLEDGVTGGPDGAGSADRAGESGRDGETGRAGAAGRAGAAAAPRLTELLGLALRRNPKRAHLLVSQVLGKHVPQSPETVYRAGHDLGVRVGELLGPAEAARAVVLGYAETATGLGHCVADGLGPAPYLHSTRRPVDGLTAAGGFEEAHSHATSHLLLPEDPALLAGAGPLVLVDDEFSTGNTVLNTIRDLHARHPRARYVVVALVDMRSPADRERLNAFADELGARVDLVALASGTVTLPEDVLAKGMALVEALDPGPATAATTATAPTAAPTPAAATAPAPVPAPPVRVDLGWPAGLPDGGRHGFTAAHREVLEKALPELAGRIADALGPRPGRVLVLGNEELMYAPLRLAHALEASGAAAEVRFSTTTRSPVLAVDDPGYAIRTRLVFPAHDDPADGPGDRYAYNVAGAGFDTVVAVVDSAGDTPALHAPDGLLARLAPHTGRVVLAVVPSHVPQVPHEPHAPHTPHAPHASHVPDRQEPTMPEPSRAWGGPSPLRGPEFSSYAADDVGWLLQDLSGTALEAPTEEREEAIQAGGAHYAESLPVEYQPTTEYQELYRAALGASARRIAQAVGTVTETVLAELPLRAGRQARDPRPLPVLVSLARAGTPVGVLMRRWAQHRHGLDLPHYAVSIVRGRGIDENALRWLAAHHDPADVVFVDGWTGKGAITRELAAALEAHQEKAGGPGFDPEIVVLADPGGCVSTYGTREDFLIPSACLNSTVSGLISRTVLRSDLVGPGDFHGAKFYRELAGADVSVDFVDAVAAHFGDVDEAVDAEVKEMLAADRAPTWEGWAAVERISEEYGIHDVNLVKPGVGETTRVLLRRVPWKILARRGAGADLDHVRLLAEQRGVPVEEVDGLPYSCVGLIHPRYTRGATGADGKAVASQ from the coding sequence GTGACGACGACGAGAGGGACAGCGGTCGACGTGGTGTGGTCGGGAACGTGGGTCGCACGGCGACTCGGCGTCGTCCTGGAGGACGGCGTGACGGGTGGGCCGGACGGGGCCGGCAGCGCTGACCGGGCCGGCGAGAGCGGCCGGGACGGCGAGACGGGCCGGGCCGGAGCGGCGGGGCGGGCCGGAGCGGCGGCCGCGCCCAGGCTGACCGAGCTGCTGGGCCTGGCCCTGCGGCGCAACCCCAAGCGGGCCCACCTGCTCGTCTCGCAGGTCCTCGGCAAGCACGTGCCGCAGTCCCCGGAGACCGTCTACCGCGCCGGCCACGACCTCGGCGTACGGGTCGGGGAGCTGCTCGGCCCCGCCGAGGCGGCCCGCGCGGTCGTCCTCGGCTACGCGGAGACCGCGACGGGCCTGGGCCACTGCGTGGCGGACGGCCTCGGCCCGGCCCCGTACCTGCACTCGACCCGGCGCCCGGTCGACGGGCTCACGGCGGCCGGCGGCTTCGAGGAGGCGCACTCGCACGCCACCTCCCACCTGCTGCTTCCCGAGGATCCGGCGCTGCTGGCAGGCGCCGGCCCGCTGGTCCTCGTGGACGACGAGTTCTCCACCGGCAACACCGTCCTCAACACCATCCGCGACCTGCACGCCCGGCACCCGCGCGCGCGGTACGTGGTGGTGGCCCTGGTCGACATGCGTTCGCCGGCCGACCGGGAGCGCCTGAACGCCTTCGCCGACGAGCTCGGCGCCCGGGTGGACCTGGTCGCCCTGGCGAGCGGCACCGTCACCCTCCCCGAAGACGTCCTCGCGAAGGGGATGGCCCTGGTCGAGGCGCTGGACCCGGGCCCGGCCACGGCCGCCACCACGGCCACGGCCCCGACCGCGGCCCCGACCCCGGCCGCGGCCACGGCACCCGCGCCCGTCCCCGCCCCGCCCGTCCGGGTCGACCTGGGCTGGCCCGCCGGGCTGCCCGACGGGGGGCGGCACGGGTTCACCGCCGCCCACCGGGAGGTCCTGGAGAAGGCCCTGCCCGAGCTGGCCGGCCGGATCGCCGACGCCCTCGGCCCGCGCCCCGGCCGGGTCCTCGTCCTCGGCAACGAGGAGCTGATGTACGCGCCGCTGCGGCTCGCGCACGCCCTGGAGGCGTCCGGCGCGGCCGCAGAGGTCCGCTTCTCGACCACCACCCGCTCGCCCGTCCTGGCCGTCGACGACCCCGGGTACGCGATCCGCACCCGGCTGGTCTTCCCCGCACACGACGACCCGGCCGACGGCCCCGGCGACCGGTACGCCTACAACGTGGCCGGGGCGGGCTTCGACACCGTCGTGGCCGTCGTCGACTCGGCGGGCGACACCCCGGCGCTGCACGCCCCCGACGGCCTGCTGGCCCGCCTCGCCCCGCACACCGGCCGGGTCGTCCTGGCCGTCGTACCGTCCCACGTGCCCCAGGTACCCCACGAGCCGCACGCACCTCACACACCCCATGCGCCTCACGCGTCCCACGTCCCCGACCGGCAGGAGCCGACGATGCCCGAGCCTTCCCGTGCCTGGGGCGGGCCCTCCCCGTTGCGCGGCCCGGAGTTCTCCTCGTACGCCGCCGACGACGTCGGCTGGCTGCTGCAGGACCTCTCCGGCACCGCCCTGGAGGCCCCGACCGAGGAGCGCGAGGAGGCCATCCAGGCGGGCGGCGCCCACTACGCCGAGTCGCTGCCGGTGGAGTACCAGCCGACCACCGAGTACCAGGAGTTGTACCGGGCGGCCCTCGGCGCGTCCGCGCGCCGCATCGCGCAGGCCGTCGGCACGGTCACCGAGACCGTCCTCGCCGAGCTCCCGCTCCGCGCCGGCCGCCAGGCCCGCGACCCACGACCCCTGCCCGTGCTGGTCTCCCTGGCCCGCGCCGGCACCCCCGTCGGCGTGCTGATGCGCCGCTGGGCACAGCACCGCCACGGCCTGGACCTGCCGCACTACGCCGTCTCCATCGTGCGCGGCCGCGGCATCGACGAGAACGCCCTGCGCTGGCTGGCCGCCCACCACGACCCGGCCGACGTGGTGTTCGTCGACGGTTGGACCGGCAAGGGCGCGATCACCCGCGAACTCGCCGCCGCCCTGGAGGCCCACCAGGAGAAGGCGGGGGGCCCCGGCTTCGACCCCGAGATCGTCGTGCTCGCCGACCCCGGCGGCTGCGTGTCCACGTACGGCACCCGCGAGGACTTCCTCATCCCCTCGGCCTGCCTCAACTCCACCGTCTCCGGGCTCATATCCCGTACCGTGCTCCGCTCCGACCTGGTCGGACCCGGCGACTTCCACGGCGCGAAGTTCTACCGGGAGCTGGCCGGCGCCGACGTCTCCGTGGACTTCGTGGACGCCGTCGCCGCGCACTTCGGCGACGTCGACGAGGCCGTGGACGCCGAGGTCAAGGAGATGCTGGCCGCCGACCGCGCCCCCACCTGGGAGGGCTGGGCGGCCGTCGAGCGCATCAGCGAGGAGTACGGCATCCACGACGTCAACCTCGTCAAGCCCGGCGTCGGCGAGACCACCCGGGTCCTGCTGCGCCGCGTCCCCTGGAAGATCCTGGCCCGCCGCGGCGCGGGCGCCGACCTCGACCACGTACGCCTGCTCGCCGAGCAGCGCGGGGTGCCCGTCGAGGAGGTCGACGGCCTGCCGTACAGCTGCGTCGGCCTGATCCACCCCCGGTACACACGTGGCGCCACCGGCGCCGACGGAAAGGCAGTGGCTTCCCAGTGA
- a CDS encoding HpcH/HpaI aldolase/citrate lyase family protein produces MRHFGHISPALREELFHREPCEFTAESPARILAAALGATLYSPATRPRLAEDVRKQAARGVVSMVLCLEDSIGDAEVAEAEENLVRQFAALDAQGGELPLLFVRVRVPEQIPDLVDRLGSSVRRLAGFVLPKFTEDRGELFLDAVARAEATSGQRLFAMPVLESPELLHLETRVETLAGISRVVNRHRDRVLALRLGVTDFCSAYGLRRTPDMTAYDVQIVAGVIADVVNVLSRADGTGFTVTGPVWEYFRHQERMFKPQLRRSPFLEGEAEELRTALIEHDLDGLLREIELDRANGLLGKTCIHPAHVTPVHALSVVSHEEFSDAEDILRPERGGGGVLRSVYTNKMNEVKPHRAWAERTMLRAEVFGVAREQVGFVDLLTAGLAV; encoded by the coding sequence ATGCGTCACTTCGGGCATATATCGCCCGCTCTCCGCGAGGAGCTCTTCCACCGGGAACCGTGCGAATTCACTGCCGAATCGCCCGCTCGGATCCTCGCCGCCGCCCTCGGTGCCACCCTCTACAGTCCCGCCACCCGGCCCCGGCTCGCCGAGGACGTCCGTAAGCAGGCCGCCCGCGGAGTCGTCTCGATGGTCCTCTGCCTGGAGGATTCCATCGGTGACGCCGAGGTCGCCGAGGCCGAGGAGAACCTCGTCCGGCAGTTCGCCGCGCTCGACGCGCAGGGCGGGGAGCTGCCGCTGCTCTTCGTACGGGTCCGGGTCCCGGAGCAGATTCCCGACCTCGTGGACCGGCTCGGAAGCTCCGTGCGAAGGTTGGCCGGATTTGTGCTTCCGAAGTTCACCGAGGACCGCGGAGAGCTCTTCCTCGACGCCGTCGCGCGGGCGGAGGCCACCTCGGGACAGCGCCTCTTCGCCATGCCCGTACTCGAATCGCCCGAGTTGCTCCATCTGGAGACCCGGGTGGAGACGCTCGCCGGGATCTCGCGGGTGGTCAACCGGCACCGCGACCGCGTACTGGCGCTGCGGCTGGGCGTCACCGACTTCTGCTCCGCGTACGGGCTGCGCCGCACCCCCGACATGACCGCGTACGACGTCCAGATCGTCGCCGGGGTCATCGCCGACGTCGTGAACGTGCTCAGCCGGGCCGACGGCACCGGCTTCACCGTCACCGGGCCGGTCTGGGAGTACTTCCGTCACCAGGAGCGGATGTTCAAGCCGCAGCTGCGCCGCAGCCCCTTCCTCGAGGGCGAGGCCGAGGAACTGCGCACCGCGCTGATCGAGCACGACCTCGACGGGCTGCTCCGCGAGATCGAGCTGGACCGGGCCAACGGGCTGCTGGGCAAGACCTGCATACACCCCGCCCACGTGACCCCCGTGCACGCACTGTCCGTGGTGTCGCACGAGGAATTCAGCGACGCCGAGGACATCCTGCGGCCGGAACGGGGAGGCGGCGGCGTGCTGAGATCGGTTTATACGAACAAGATGAATGAAGTGAAGCCGCACCGGGCCTGGGCCGAGCGCACCATGCTGCGCGCCGAGGTCTTCGGGGTGGCGAGGGAGCAGGTCGGATTCGTCGACCTGCTCACGGCCGGGCTCGCGGTCTGA
- a CDS encoding alkaline phosphatase D family protein, with product MGGLRLGPLLRYVDWENGDTATVWVEADRPCTAEVRCADGAGGSVRTFQVAGHHYALIPVTGLTPGTTTAYEVLIDGRTVWPLPDSRFPASTISTPVPRAPGRPAPPLRLTFGSCRQAAPPAEGRGPHGPDALDTLAARLASGAEGAAVRPDVLLLLGDQVYADQLSRATRDRLAARRGLRDAPGAQVADYEEFTFLYDESWLDPEIRWLLSTVPSCMIFDDHDLSDDWNTSAAWVAERRALPWWRERVLGGLMTYWVYQHLGNLSPAELATDPVYSAVRETPDGTDVLRRFAADADADPASVRWSYRRDFGGTRLLVVDTRCARVLDEERRAMLDPVEEQWLRDNALDGHGTYDHLLIGASLPWLLPPLIHDAEAWDAALCRGERGERWARIGEDLRRRSDLEHWAAFPPSFAALTDLIEQVGTGPRAPATVSVLSGDVHHAYVAEPRTATTSRIFQLTCSPVHNSIHWAVRLGFRFGWSRAGRWVGRMLSSHGRTGRPPLAWRRTSGPWFANQLMTLTLTARTAHLRLDQAHSPTGRGPDRRPAHLLPALDRDLTAAADEG from the coding sequence ATGGGCGGACTGCGCCTTGGACCACTGCTGCGGTACGTGGACTGGGAGAACGGCGACACGGCGACCGTGTGGGTCGAGGCCGACCGGCCGTGCACGGCCGAAGTCCGCTGCGCCGACGGAGCGGGCGGTTCCGTGCGTACGTTCCAGGTCGCGGGGCACCACTACGCCCTGATCCCCGTCACCGGCCTGACCCCCGGGACGACCACGGCGTACGAGGTGCTGATCGACGGGCGCACGGTCTGGCCGTTGCCCGACAGCCGCTTCCCGGCGAGCACCATCAGCACCCCCGTACCGCGCGCCCCGGGCCGGCCCGCACCCCCGCTCCGGCTCACCTTCGGCTCGTGCCGGCAGGCCGCACCGCCCGCCGAGGGCCGCGGACCGCACGGCCCGGACGCCCTCGACACGCTCGCCGCCCGGCTCGCGAGCGGGGCGGAAGGGGCGGCCGTACGGCCCGACGTGCTGCTCCTCCTGGGCGACCAGGTGTACGCCGACCAGCTGTCCCGCGCGACCCGCGACCGGCTGGCCGCCCGCCGGGGCCTGCGGGACGCGCCCGGCGCGCAGGTCGCGGACTACGAGGAGTTCACGTTCCTCTACGACGAGTCCTGGCTCGACCCGGAGATCCGCTGGCTGCTGTCCACCGTGCCCAGCTGCATGATCTTCGACGACCACGACCTGTCCGACGACTGGAACACCAGCGCCGCCTGGGTCGCCGAGCGGCGCGCGCTGCCCTGGTGGCGGGAACGGGTCCTCGGCGGCCTCATGACGTACTGGGTCTACCAGCACCTGGGCAACCTCTCGCCGGCCGAACTCGCCACCGATCCCGTCTACTCGGCCGTACGGGAGACCCCCGACGGGACGGACGTGCTGCGGCGGTTCGCGGCCGATGCGGACGCGGACCCGGCCTCCGTACGGTGGAGCTACCGCCGCGACTTCGGCGGGACCCGGCTGCTGGTCGTCGACACCCGGTGCGCGCGCGTCCTCGACGAGGAGCGGCGGGCCATGCTCGACCCCGTCGAAGAACAGTGGCTGCGCGACAACGCGCTCGACGGGCACGGCACGTACGACCACCTCCTGATCGGCGCCTCGCTGCCGTGGCTGCTGCCGCCGCTGATACACGACGCGGAGGCCTGGGACGCGGCACTGTGCCGCGGCGAGCGCGGCGAACGCTGGGCCCGCATCGGCGAGGACCTGCGCCGGCGCAGCGACCTGGAGCACTGGGCGGCCTTCCCGCCGTCCTTCGCCGCGCTCACCGACCTGATCGAACAGGTGGGCACGGGCCCCCGGGCCCCCGCGACGGTCTCGGTGCTCTCCGGAGACGTCCACCACGCGTACGTGGCCGAGCCGCGCACCGCCACCACCTCGAGGATCTTCCAGCTGACCTGCTCCCCGGTGCACAACTCGATCCACTGGGCGGTCCGCCTCGGCTTCCGCTTCGGCTGGAGCCGGGCCGGCCGCTGGGTCGGCCGCATGCTCAGCAGCCACGGCCGCACGGGCCGCCCGCCGCTGGCCTGGCGGCGCACGTCCGGCCCGTGGTTCGCCAACCAGCTCATGACCCTCACCCTGACCGCCCGCACCGCCCACCTCCGCCTCGACCAGGCCCACTCCCCCACCGGCCGAGGCCCCGACCGCCGCCCGGCCCACCTGCTCCCGGCCCTGGACCGGGACCTGACGGCGGCGGCGGACGAGGGGTGA
- a CDS encoding O-methyltransferase → MTKGNSTKITDELYAYMLAHNPPLDEVQRGLVATTYEKFPNVAGMQSAEEQGPLLAFLVRLTGARMIVEIGTFTGFSTLSMAQALPADGRVIACDVSEEWTAYGREAWQKAGVADRIDLRIAPALDTLCGLPAEPHVDMAYIDADKENQIAYWEELVPRMRPGGLIVTDNTLFHGYVLDAEPSASAAGVQAFNDHVAADPRMDSVLTIISDGLTLSRKR, encoded by the coding sequence ATGACCAAGGGCAATTCCACCAAGATCACCGACGAGCTCTACGCGTACATGCTCGCGCACAACCCCCCGCTGGACGAGGTCCAGCGGGGACTGGTCGCGACGACCTACGAGAAGTTCCCGAACGTCGCCGGCATGCAGTCGGCCGAGGAGCAGGGCCCGCTGCTGGCCTTCCTGGTACGGCTGACCGGCGCCCGCATGATCGTCGAGATCGGCACCTTCACGGGCTTCTCGACCCTGTCGATGGCCCAGGCCCTGCCCGCCGACGGCAGGGTGATCGCCTGCGACGTCTCGGAGGAGTGGACGGCGTACGGCCGCGAGGCCTGGCAGAAGGCGGGCGTCGCCGACCGCATCGACCTGCGCATCGCCCCGGCCCTCGACACCCTGTGTGGCCTGCCGGCCGAGCCGCACGTGGACATGGCGTACATCGACGCCGACAAGGAGAACCAGATCGCGTACTGGGAGGAGCTCGTCCCCCGGATGCGCCCCGGCGGCCTGATCGTCACCGACAACACGCTCTTCCACGGCTACGTCCTGGACGCGGAGCCGAGCGCCTCGGCCGCCGGCGTGCAGGCCTTCAACGACCACGTGGCCGCCGACCCGCGCATGGACAGCGTCCTCACCATCATCTCGGACGGGCTGACGCTGTCCCGCAAGCGGTAG
- a CDS encoding DUF397 domain-containing protein, translating into MTTEPHWYKSSYSSNGGQCVEVAANLAGSHGIVPVRDSKNTSGPVLDIATGAFAAFVAGVKTGQL; encoded by the coding sequence GTGACGACCGAGCCCCACTGGTACAAGTCCTCTTACAGCAGCAACGGCGGCCAGTGCGTCGAGGTCGCCGCCAACCTCGCCGGTTCGCACGGCATCGTCCCCGTCCGCGACTCCAAGAACACCAGCGGCCCCGTGCTGGACATCGCCACCGGCGCGTTCGCCGCGTTCGTGGCCGGCGTCAAGACCGGGCAGCTCTGA
- a CDS encoding DUF397 domain-containing protein codes for MTSELHWYKSSYSNNGGQCVEVAANLAGSLGVVPVRDSKNARGPVLDVTAAAFAAFIAGVKGDRLGGVGV; via the coding sequence GTGACGTCCGAACTCCACTGGTACAAGTCCTCGTACAGCAACAACGGCGGCCAGTGCGTCGAGGTCGCCGCCAACCTCGCCGGTTCGCTCGGCGTGGTCCCCGTCCGCGACTCCAAGAACGCGCGCGGTCCGGTGCTGGACGTCACCGCCGCCGCGTTCGCCGCGTTCATCGCAGGCGTCAAGGGCGACCGGCTCGGCGGCGTCGGCGTCTGA
- a CDS encoding HNH endonuclease family protein: protein MSGIYARRFGMLAAIGTLATAALVNAPAAQAAMPAPISAAAARAYLATVTPQPAGSTSGYSRTLFPHWSTVSGTCNTRETVLKRDGVNVVTDSACASVSGSWYSEYDGATWTVASDLDIDHMVPLAEAWRSGANSWTTTKRQQFANDLTRPQLIAVTDNVNQAKSDQDPGTWLPSRTAYRCTYARAWVDVKQYYGLSMDSAEKTALTNVLNGC from the coding sequence ATGTCCGGTATCTACGCGCGTCGATTTGGCATGCTCGCAGCAATCGGAACGCTCGCCACCGCCGCCCTCGTGAACGCTCCCGCCGCCCAGGCCGCGATGCCCGCCCCGATCAGCGCCGCCGCCGCGCGCGCCTACCTGGCCACGGTGACCCCGCAGCCGGCGGGTTCCACCAGCGGTTACAGCCGGACCCTGTTCCCGCACTGGAGCACCGTCTCGGGCACCTGTAACACCCGCGAGACCGTCCTCAAGCGCGACGGCGTGAACGTGGTCACCGACTCCGCCTGCGCCTCCGTGAGCGGCAGCTGGTACTCCGAGTACGACGGCGCCACCTGGACCGTCGCCTCCGACCTGGACATCGACCACATGGTGCCCCTCGCCGAGGCCTGGCGCTCGGGCGCGAACTCCTGGACCACCACCAAGCGCCAGCAGTTCGCCAACGACCTCACCCGGCCGCAGCTGATCGCCGTGACCGACAACGTCAACCAGGCCAAGAGCGACCAGGACCCGGGCACCTGGCTGCCGTCCCGCACCGCCTACCGCTGCACCTACGCCCGCGCCTGGGTCGACGTGAAGCAGTACTACGGCCTGAGCATGGACTCCGCCGAGAAGACCGCCCTCACGAACGTCCTCAACGGCTGCTGA
- a CDS encoding DUF2277 domain-containing protein has protein sequence MCRSIKTLRPPAIPEKASEAEMRAAALQYVRKVSGFRAPAAHNREVFDAAVEAVAEATRALLDGIEVRGSGGRSASRADHVDGHGHEHRHERVHAHADAVAHGS, from the coding sequence ATGTGTCGGAGTATCAAGACTTTGCGGCCGCCGGCCATCCCCGAGAAGGCCTCCGAGGCGGAGATGCGGGCTGCGGCCTTGCAGTACGTGCGGAAGGTGTCGGGGTTCCGGGCACCGGCTGCGCACAACCGGGAAGTGTTCGACGCGGCCGTGGAGGCGGTGGCGGAGGCGACTCGGGCGCTGCTCGACGGGATCGAGGTGCGGGGGAGTGGAGGGCGGAGTGCTTCCCGTGCCGATCATGTCGACGGGCATGGGCACGAGCATCGGCATGAGCGCGTTCATGCCCATGCCGATGCGGTGGCCCACGGCTCGTAG
- a CDS encoding DedA family protein: MLETVGPLTTSPWIYAVVAISVILDVFLPVLPSGVLVITAAAAAAAAAGAAGPVPEQVPDILALLVCATTASVLGDLAAYRLAWRGGERIDRAIANSRRLTRAQERLGLALSRGGGALVVIARFAPAGRSIVSLGAGAAHRRIKEFLPWSALAGMAWAGYSVSLGYFGAQWLGATWLGTAVSVLALFAAGSLAAYLMRPPPTPAT, from the coding sequence TTGCTTGAGACAGTGGGGCCGCTGACCACGAGCCCCTGGATCTACGCCGTGGTGGCGATCTCCGTCATCCTCGATGTCTTCCTGCCCGTGCTGCCCAGCGGGGTCCTGGTGATCACCGCCGCGGCCGCCGCGGCGGCCGCCGCCGGGGCTGCCGGACCGGTGCCCGAGCAGGTGCCCGACATCCTGGCCCTGCTGGTGTGCGCGACCACCGCCTCCGTACTGGGCGACCTCGCCGCGTACCGCCTCGCCTGGCGGGGCGGCGAACGCATCGACCGGGCCATCGCCAATTCGCGACGCCTCACCCGCGCCCAGGAACGGCTCGGGCTCGCCCTGAGCCGGGGCGGCGGGGCGCTGGTCGTCATCGCGCGCTTCGCCCCGGCGGGGCGTTCCATCGTGTCGCTGGGCGCGGGTGCGGCGCACCGCCGCATCAAGGAGTTCCTGCCGTGGTCGGCCCTGGCCGGCATGGCCTGGGCGGGCTACAGCGTCTCGCTCGGCTACTTCGGTGCGCAGTGGCTCGGCGCGACCTGGCTCGGCACGGCCGTATCCGTTCTGGCCCTCTTCGCCGCCGGCTCCCTGGCCGCCTACCTCATGCGCCCCCCACCCACCCCCGCCACGTAA
- a CDS encoding HAD family hydrolase, producing MTVLIASDLDRTLIYSAAALGLTMPDPQAPRLLCVEVHENKPLSFMTETAAGLLAALTEDPDVVFVPTTTRTRKQYQRIRFPGRPAAYAICANGGQLLVDGVPDRDWRRQVAARLAAECAPLEDVRAHLVASADPAWLRKERIAEDLFAYLVVERALLPADWVKELTEWAEARGWTVSLQGRKIYAVPRPLTKSAAMHEVARRTGATRTLAAGDSLLDADLLLAADQAWRPGHGELADARWTAPDVTALAEAGVLAGEEIVRQFGRAATGSGRRSAD from the coding sequence GTGACCGTGCTGATCGCAAGCGATCTCGACCGGACGCTCATCTACTCGGCGGCGGCCCTCGGGCTGACCATGCCCGACCCGCAGGCGCCCCGGCTGCTGTGCGTCGAGGTGCACGAGAACAAGCCGCTGTCCTTCATGACGGAAACGGCGGCCGGCCTGCTGGCCGCGCTGACCGAGGACCCCGACGTGGTGTTCGTGCCCACGACGACCCGCACCCGCAAGCAGTACCAGCGGATCCGTTTCCCCGGGCGCCCGGCGGCGTACGCGATCTGCGCCAACGGCGGCCAGCTGCTCGTGGACGGCGTGCCGGACCGCGACTGGCGGCGCCAGGTCGCCGCCCGCCTCGCCGCGGAGTGCGCGCCCCTGGAGGACGTACGCGCCCACCTGGTCGCGTCGGCCGACCCCGCGTGGCTGCGCAAGGAGCGGATCGCGGAGGACCTCTTCGCGTACCTGGTCGTGGAACGCGCGCTGCTGCCCGCGGACTGGGTGAAGGAGCTGACCGAATGGGCCGAGGCCCGTGGCTGGACGGTCTCGCTCCAGGGCCGAAAGATTTACGCCGTTCCGCGGCCGTTGACCAAGAGCGCGGCGATGCACGAGGTCGCCCGGCGCACCGGGGCCACCCGTACCCTCGCCGCCGGCGACTCGCTGCTCGACGCGGACCTGCTGCTCGCCGCTGACCAGGCGTGGCGCCCGGGCCACGGGGAACTCGCCGACGCCCGCTGGACGGCGCCGGACGTCACCGCGCTCGCCGAGGCGGGCGTACTGGCCGGCGAGGAAATCGTCCGCCAGTTCGGCCGCGCCGCCACCGGATCGGGCCGCCGGTCGGCAGACTGA
- a CDS encoding DUF4383 domain-containing protein, which translates to MSAHTSHRPEARARHGSRAPHTADAPHAAYGCHESHDHYAPYVAHEPYEPDRPYEPDRLHLKHIFQPVNAKLDEHLPTDHKLSKVYRVGAGLTGLLLLAFGILGLTDNIGFFDTGGDRVLGLNTNGALSVLSICVGLLLFVGMVIGGTFASTLNIVLGVLFIASGFVNLALLDTGLNFLAFHIQNVLFSFVVGVMLMWFGMYGRVGSALPHDNPYWQARNPEQAAREQRLRARAGLTAQPR; encoded by the coding sequence ATGTCTGCCCACACGTCCCACAGGCCCGAAGCACGCGCACGCCACGGCTCCCGTGCGCCCCACACGGCCGACGCGCCGCACGCGGCCTACGGGTGCCACGAGTCCCACGACCACTACGCGCCGTACGTGGCCCACGAGCCGTACGAGCCGGACCGGCCGTACGAGCCGGACCGCCTCCACCTGAAGCACATCTTCCAGCCCGTCAACGCCAAGCTCGACGAGCACCTGCCCACCGACCACAAGCTCAGCAAGGTCTACCGCGTCGGCGCCGGCCTGACCGGCCTCCTGCTGCTGGCCTTCGGGATCCTCGGTCTGACCGACAACATCGGCTTCTTCGACACCGGCGGCGACCGGGTCCTGGGGCTGAACACCAACGGAGCGCTGAGCGTCCTGTCGATCTGCGTCGGACTGCTGCTCTTCGTCGGCATGGTCATCGGCGGCACCTTCGCCTCGACCCTCAACATCGTGCTCGGCGTCCTCTTCATCGCGAGCGGCTTCGTGAACCTGGCCCTGCTCGACACCGGCCTGAACTTCCTCGCGTTCCACATCCAGAACGTCCTGTTCAGCTTCGTGGTCGGCGTGATGCTGATGTGGTTCGGCATGTACGGCCGCGTCGGCAGCGCCCTCCCCCACGACAACCCGTACTGGCAGGCCCGCAACCCCGAACAGGCCGCGCGCGAACAACGCCTCCGCGCCCGCGCCGGCCTCACCGCCCAACCCCGCTGA